The nucleotide window GGCTCGATCCCGTTCGCCCGGAGCTGTTTGGTGATACACGCGGCGGTGGGACAGTGGGAGATCCGTCGCTGGAGGCTGAACTGACGGGTGAACTCGTCGGCGCCGCGCCACTCGACGCCCCAGTGGCTCGTCAGGATGGTCCGGTTCGCGAGGTAGGGGAACCACTCGGCGGCGTCGCCGAGGACGACGAACTCGGCGTCCGGGCCGGTGGTCCGCTCGAGGGCCTCCATCGCCTCGACGTCCGACTCGTCGACGTACTGCGGCTGGCTCGGGTTCCCGGGGTGCGTCTGGATCGCCCCTGCGGCGTAGAGGCCGCCGATTGCGGTGCTGGTGACCGCGAGGAGGACGGCCACGGCGACCCCGATCTGCTCCGGGCGCACGCGGTCCGGCCTCTGCACGTTGCCCAGCCTGTCGAGGAGTCGCGGGAGGCCGTGGGTGGTCGCGAACGCCGTCACCACCGCGCCGAGGAGGAACGCGAACCGTCCCTTCCACAGCGTCGCGCCGATCACGAGGAACCAGCCCGGCAGGAGTACTCCTCGTGCGAGGAGCGTGTACGCGAAGGCCGCGATAACGAGCGCCAGCCAGACCCAGAGGACGAACTGGCCTGCCGGCGAGCCGGTCCCCGAACCGAGGGTGCTGAAGAGGACGGAGGCGACTCCACGCCCGGAGAGCAGGTCGACGAGCCGGCCGCCGATCCCGCCGTGCGTGCCCGCGGCCGCAGTGAACGGCCCAAGGCCGTGGGTGGTCGCGACCGTGACCAGCCAGGGGGACGCGAGCCCGACCCCGCCCCCGGCGACGATCGCCCCGTCCCGGAGCCCTCCCACCGTCCGGTCGAGGGCGACGTACAGCCAGAGGTAGCTGAGACCGAACGCGGCCGCGTACAGGGGGTGCGTGAGCATCGTGAGCCCGAACAGCCCCGCGGCGGGCCACAGCCACGACCGGGTTCGCTCCCCGAACAGCAGAACACCCGCGTAGAGACCGGTCAGCAGGAACAGGTAGGCCGGCGCCCGAACCACGCCGCCCGCGGACAGGTGCCACTGGAGTACCGGCGGCGACGTGGCTGCCAGCACCGTCGCCAGCGCCGCCTGCATGCGGGTGTCGAGCAGCGCCCGCGAGAGGAAGTAGGTCGGGACGACGGCGAGCGTCGAGACGAGCCCGGGGAGCACGCGCGCCAGCGTCAGCCCGTCGACCCCCGTCGCGTCCTGGACGACTGCGAGCGCGTAGATCGCCAGCGGCGGATAGGCGAACGGGACGCCGTCCGCCGTGTAGCCCGGAACCGTCTCGGGCGGCAGGTAGCCGTGGCTGCTGACGGCCGCCGCCATCGCGTGGAAGAGACCGGCGCCGTAGGACGGCAACGGGTGCGTCGAGAGGTAGGCCGCGTACACCAGCGCGCTCGCGGCTACTCCCGGGAGGAGGAAGACGGCGTCGGCGGTGGTGACGGCGACGTCGCGCTCGGTCGATGCCCGGAGATCTCCTATCGTGGCCATCGAACCTCGGTCCTGGAAACACCCTCGGGACGTGCGGGACCCGAACTGGGGGTTCGGGCGTACTGGGAGCGACTCGTCGATCGGGCGAGGCTGTGTCGGATCATTCGTACCGAAGCGCGTCGATCGGGTCAGTGCTGGCGGCGCTCCACGCGGGGTAGAGGCCGGCGAGGATGCCGACGACGATTCCGACGACGATGGAGAGGACGAACCACTCCGGGCGGAAGGCGAGCGGGAGGTTGATGAGTCGGGTGCCGACGTACCCGCCCAGCGCACCCGCGATCGCGCCGGTGACGGCCCCGATGAGTCCGAGCAGGACGGCCTCCAGGAGGAACAGCTGGAGGATGTCCCGCTTCTGGGCGCCGAGCGCCTTCATGATCCCGATCTCGCGGGTCCGTTCCGTGACGCTCACGAGCATGATGTTGGCGATGCCGATGGCGCCGACGACGAGCGAGATGACCGCGATGCCGGTGATGTAGGCGGTGAACGTGCTGCTGATGTCCTGGATCTGGTTGACGAGCTGGTCGTACGTGGTGACCCCGAACTGGGCGTCGGCCGGTTTCAGGATGCTGGCGTCGGACTGTTCACCGAGGTACTGGTGGATCCGTCCCTGGACGGCCTCCACCTGCCCCGGGCTCTCCGCCTCGACGACGATCTGGTTGTAGACGCGCTGGCGGATGTCCTGTGTCGGGCTGACCCTCGTGTTGGCGTAGTAGGGGTCCGGCGGCGCGTAGATGGCCGGCTGGGGTTCCCGACCGATGAACGACTCGGTGGCGCCGCCCTCGTTCGACTGTTCCCGGACGATGCCGACGACTGTCGCGTTCAACGGCTCGTTGTTCACGGCCCGGACGAACGTGATCCGGTCGCCGACGGAGACGTTCTCCTGGAACATCTGCGCGGCGCGCTCGTTGAGGACGACCTCCTCCTGACCAGTTCGGTAGGGACGGCCCTCGATGAACCTGAACCCCTTCATGGCGAAGTAGTTCGGCGTCGTGACCGAGACCCACTGGCGGGAGACGGAGGAGTTCTCGTGGGTTACAGACGACGAGACGATGCCCCCCTGCGGGGCGACACCGGCGACGCCATCGATTTCGCGTATCCGCTCGACGTCGTGGGTGGTGAAGACGGTCTCCCCGCCGCTGACGCTGGGGAGACCACTGTCGGATCCGGATTCCGCCGAGACGTAGAGGATGTCCGCGTTGTCGCCGGCGATCGTCTGGACGATGTCCGCCTGCAGGCCCGCGCCAAGCGTCACGAACGTGATGACCGCGGCGACGCCGATGACGACGCCGAGGGTGGTCAGAACGGACCGGAGCTTGTGGCTCCGGATGTTGAGCCAGCTGATACGGAACGTCTCTACGAAGTCCATCGGTAATCGGCCTCCGTCCCCCCTCCGTCCTCGTCGGGCGAGGCGTCGGCGAGTTCCTCGATGCGCTCCAGTTCGCCGTCGAGGAGGTGGACGATGCGCTCCGCGTGTTCCGCGATGGGTCGCTCGTGGGTCACGAGGACGATGGTGTTGCCCGCCTCGTGGAGCTCCTCGAACACGCCCATGATGCGGGCGCCCGTCTCGGAGTCGAGGCTCCCCGTCGGCTCGTCGGCCAGTAACAGCGCGGGATCGTTGGCGAGCGAGCGGGCGATGGCGACCCGCTGGCGTTGACCGCCGGAGAGTTCGTTCGGGTGGTGGTCGCCGCGGTCGGACATGTCCATCCGTTCCAGCAGTTCTCTCGCCCGCTCCCGCCGCTGGGCGCGCGGGACGCCCTTGAACACCAGCGGCAGCGCGACGTTCTGGATCGCCGTGAGCTTCGGCATCAGGTTGAACTGCTGGAAGACGAAGCCCACCTTGTCGCGCCGGACCGTCGTGCGCTTGGCGTCGTCGAGGGTGGTGACGTCGACGCCGTCGACGTGGACGGTTCCCGTGGTCGGCCGGTCGAGGCAGCCGACGAGGTTCAGCAGGGTGCTCTTGCCCGAGCCGCTGGGCCCCATGATCGCGGTGTACGAGCCCCGCTGGAGGTCGAGGGAGACGCCGTTGAGCACCGGCACCGGTTCGCCGAGCTCGTAGACCTTGTGGACGTCCCTGACGGAGACGATGGCGTCTCCCTCCTCGCCGTTTCTCATCGTCGTAAGCACCACAACTTGTAAACGTCCTTCGATAACCGGCGTGCCTGCACACGCCAGCAGCGTAATCGGCAAGCCAAAAACCGCCACCAGTAAGCGTATCTTACCGGGCGTGACGGGTGGCGTCACGGGGCATCGAATTCCTGAAAGCCGACCCGAGCGGACGGACGAACGAACTCCCGGTTACCTCCCGTTCGCCCCGCCGAACCACGCTCCCGTCGGGGGATTTATCGCGTCCCGCCCACACCCGACCGACATGGACGACGACGGCAGACAGGCCACGTTCGGGGCCGACGGCGACCTCTCCGACCGCGACCCCGACGCCGACGCCACGAACGACTTCGGCGACCCGAAGGGCTCCGACGAGACCGACGGCGGCTACAACCGCTACGCGGTCTCGAGCCTGCTCCAGAAGGCCGTCCGTCGCTCGGACGAGGAGGTCGCCGCCTGGGCAGCCTGGGAGCTCGCGCGGTCGGGGTTCGCGTGGAACCTCTGGGACCGGCTGACGCTCTACACCGTCGAGGACCTCCGCGCGGGCGAGGACGTCGCGCTGCTCGTCGAACGATACGAGGAACTCGCGACCGAGCGCTGGGAGCCGGCCGAGTGGCGCGGACGACTCTGCGCGATCCACGCCGCGCTCGCGTGCGCCCGTGCCACGTCGACGCGCGAAGGCCCCAACGCCGACGAGTACTTCCGGACCGTCGCGGAGGAGCGTGCTGAGGCACGGGACGCCGGTGAGGACCCGACTCACGACTTCCCGGTCGGCGAGTTCGAGCCTGGCGGCGAGTACGACGTCGCCTTCGACAAGCACACCGGCGAGGGGTCGCGGCTCGGCCGCGGGACGCGCTTCTTCAAGGACCACGGCGCCCGTGTGGGGCCGGAAGGGGAGGGTGAACTGAGCGCCGAGTGGCAGCGTGAACTCATGCGGTCGCACGACGTGGAGTTCTCCGAAGAGGAGATCGAGTACGCAGTCGCGCCCGTCGAGGCGGACGACCGGTGGACGGAACCCGACTTCGGGTCGGACACCGGGACCGAGGAGTAGCCCGTCCGGTCACTCGACCGTCCGCTCGCGCACCCGGACACCCTTCTCCGCGAGGTGGTTCATCTGTCGCTGGGCGAAGTCCTCCTCGCTCGTTCCCCGCGTCGCGAGGACGTACACGAGCGCCGAGCCGGCGGGCCGCATCGTCCGCCCGGCGCGCTGGGCGCCCTGCCGACGGCTCCCGCCCAGCCCGGAGGCGACGATCGCGAGTTCGGCGTTCGGCAGGTCGATGCCCTCGTCGGCGATGCGCGAGACGACGAGCGTCCGGCGCTCTCCCTGGCGGAACTCCTCGAACAGCGTCCGCCGGTCCATGTGGCGCGTCTCGCCGGAGACGAACGTGACCCCGAGCGCCTCGGCGATCGCCTCGCCCTGCGCGAGGTAGTCGGCGAAGACGAGCGCCTTCGCGTCGGCGTGTTGCTCCCGCAGGCGTCGGATCTCCCCGATCTTCGCGGGGTTCCGCGCGGCGACCCGGTGTTTCTCCCGTCGGTCCGCGCTCGCCCACTCGTTCTGCGCCTCTTCGTCGCGCCACGGGACGTAGCGGATCTCGACCTCCGGCTCCTGGACGTAGCCCGCGTCGAACAGCGCGCTCCAGTCGGTGCCGATGGGCGGGCCGATGAGCGTGAATATCTCCTCCTCCCGGTCGTCCTCGCGCACGGGCGTCGCGGAGAGGCCGAGCCGGTGTTTGGTCTGGAGGTCCGTGGTCCGGCGGAACACGTCCGACGGGATGTGCTGGACCTCGTCGTAGACGACGAGTCCCCACTCGCGCGAGTCGAACAGCGAGCGGTGGCGGTCCATCCCAGCGGTCTGGTAGGTGGCGATCGTGACCGGTCGGACCTCCTTCGCGCCGCCGTGGTACTCGCCGATCTGCTCCGCCGTCAGGTCGGTGTGCCGGAGGAGCTCCGCCTTCCACTGTCCCGCGAGTTCGCGGGAGGGCACCAGAATCAGGCTCTCGCCGCCGACCGCAGCGAGGACCGAGATGGCAGCCACCGTCTTCCCACTCCCCGGCGGCCCGACGAACACGCCGGCCCGCTTCTCCAGGAACCGGTCCCGCCAGTCGGCCTGGTACGCCCGGGGCTCCACTGTGAGCGCCACGTCGAGCGGGTCGCCGGAGTCGAGGTCACGCTCGTCGCGGACCGGGTAGCCGGCCTCGTAGAGGATCCGCTTGATGGCGCCGAGTTCGTTCGTGTTCACCCACGACTCCGTGTCGGAGAGGTCCGCCTGGAGGTGCGTCTCGTCGAGTTTCTGGCGGGCCACGTTCCCCATCAGCTCCTCGCGCTCGGCCGCGAGCACGACGTACCCGTCCTCGTGCGTCCGGAGGGTGAACTGGCGCGCGCGCTTCCACTGATCCTCGACCCAGGCCTCGAGGTGGGGCGACCGGCGGGGGAACACCGACCGCATCCGTGCGAGCAACTCCGAGAGGTCGTCGAACGGGGCGGCCCACACGTCCTCCTGGCGGATCTCGTAGAGGTATCCCCGGGTTCCGGGGTCGGTCCCCGTGGAGTCGACGAGGTGGGCGAACTGCGAGAGCTGCGCCTGGGTGTACTGGGTCGGCCGGTCCACCACGACCTGCCGCCGGTCAGGGAACAGCACGACGCGCTCGCGCTCGGCCAGTTCGCCCCAGGTGGCGGGGTAGTAGACGATCGGGTCCGTCTCGACGTCGACCCGTTCGAGGACCCCAGACTCCGCGAGCGCGTCGAGCGCGTCCCCGGTCGCGGCCTGGGTCAGTCCGAGCCGGCGGGCGACCTGCGAGGCCGTGAGGACGGGTCGCTCCTCGGCCTCGACCGCGTCGTAGAACTCGTCGACGGTGACGCCCTCGGCCCCCCTCTCGACGGCGTCGCCCGTCGGTGGAGGCTCGTCGCCGCCGGCATCGTCGGTCATCGGCGAGCGTAGCACCCGCCGCTGTAAAGGAGTCGCGTTCTCCGGGCGCGTCCCGGAGTCACCCGAACGAGTTGCGCCCGGTTACCGACAGCGACACTCGCACAGTGCGCGTTTCGACCGGAAGCGGCCGCCGCAGTCGACACACTCGACGAAGCCGTCGCCGGCGGCGGTTCGGACGCGGTGGCCGCCGATCTCGAAGGGGCGGGTGACGACCCGGGGACGGATGCGACCAGGGATCTGTCGCTCCTTGTGCGAGGAGAGGTCCGCCCGGAGCCGGATGGTGTGCGCGTCGAGTTCGGACCACCGATCGGACTCGGCCACCGTCTCCCAGTCTGCGATCTCCGTCCATCCGGTGACGAGCACCGGCGAGGGCGTCTCCGTGTCGCCGACGACGATGACGTACCTGACGCCCTCGTCCACGAGTGCGAAGCGCCAGCCGTCGCTGCTGTTCCAGCGGAGCTGGCCGCTCCGGATCGCTTCCGCGGCCAGGGGGAGCGTCACGTACCGCCCCTGCTGGCGGAGTCGCTGGCGGAAGTGGTCCGTCTGCGCGTAGGCTGTCGGGTCGCGTGAGGGGGGCGCAGAAACGTCACGGCCCCCTGCGTCCGGTCGCGAGCCACCGGGCACGCGGGGGGCGGTCGGGAGCGACACGCCGTCCGAGTTGGGGTCCGCCGCCCGGCCGGCGCCGGAGCCCCCTTGTCGGGATGCCACTGAGTCGCAATAGGCGGTCTTCGTATAAACGCTTTGTCCCGTTGTGCGCCGTCCTCAGCCCAGCAGGCCGAGGGCTTCGATGCGCTCGACGATCTCCTCGACCGCGCCCTCGGCGTCGTCGGTCCGCTTCCCGCCCGTGATGACGATCTTCCCCGAGCCGAACAGGAGGATGACCACGTCCGGTTCGTCCATCCGGTAGACCAGACCGGGGAACTGCTCGGGTTCGTACTCGACGTCCTCGAGCCCGAGCCCGATGGCGAGGGCGTTGAGGTTCAGCTGGTGACCGAGGTCGGCCGAGGAGACGATGTTCTGGACGGTGATATCGGGGTCCTCCTCGACCGGGATGGAGAGATCACGGAGCTTCTGGAAGATGATTCCCAGCGCGTCGTGCACGTCGGCGATGCTCTTTGCACCCGTACAGACGATCTTCCCCGAGCGGAAGATGAGCGCGGCCGCCTTCGGTTCCTGGGTCCGGTACACGAGACCGGGAAAGTTGTCGGGGTTAAAGTCGGCCCCGGGGAGGTCCTCCGCCAGCGCTTCGAGGTCGAGTTCCTGCCCGATACCCGTCGATGCGACCACGTTCTGGATTTCGATTGAGTCTGCCGGGTCCGTCATGCGTCGTCGTTCCTCGTCTCTGCTTATAAACCATGGGTTTATAAAGACGGGTGTCTGCCTCCCGTGCTCGCGCGTTCAATCACCTCCGAGACCGGTTCTCGAGGCAAAGCGAGGGCTACCTCCGCCGTGTAGGGTGAACAGGCCGACGAGGCGGAAATCCGTTCGAACCGACGAATATCCATAATTTTAAGCCAACGGTCGGCTATTGAAGGTCGAATGGGTTCAAGCGAACACGCCGCCTGCGCCCCGCGTGTACACGCCGAGGACCGCGGACTGCGGGAGGCAGCCGTCGCCGCGGGCGGGACGCACGTCGCGCTTCTCGAGGCCACGACGGTGGACGAGTGGCACCGATCCCTCTCGGGAACGCCCCAGGGGCGGTGCCACTACGTCAGCGTCGACGACACGGTCCGCGGTGCGACCGCGTCGTCCGGTGGGGGCGGTCGAGCCGTCGGCGGCGGCGTGTTCGTCTCGGTGCTCGAACGGCCAGTGACCGACCCGACGGCGCCGATCGAGGACGCGTTCGCGGACGCGTCCGGGGGCACGGTCGTCGTCGACGACCCGACGTTCGTCCTCGCCGACTCGGACGACCCCGAGGCCGCGATCGAGGACCTCGCGTCGGCCGCCGCTGCTGCCGGCGCGGAGCTCCACGTCGGCCTCCCGACGGACGTCGAGGCGGCTGCACTCGTCTCACGCCGGTTCGAGCCGGCGGACGACGAGACGGCCAGGGCGGCCGCGGAGGTCGGCCTCTCCTACCTGCGCGCGACCGACCCGACGAACTTCGGCTACCTCCGACAGCACTGGCGAGAGGCCAGGCGCGGGCTCGAGGCGGTAGAGATGTCCTACCCGCAGGCGAAGCAGGTCCACGCGACCCTCTCTGACCCCCGGACGACGCCGAGGACCCTCGGCGCGGCGCTCCGCGCGCTCGTGGAACTCGGCGCACTGGGCGTGTGGGGCGACACCGTCGCCGCGAACCGATACGACCTCACGGCCTACGATCCGGAACGCGTCGCGACGATCGGCGAGGCCATCGAGTCGCTGGCGGACTGAGTCGAACTACGGGTTCTCGGTCGACCGTACTTCGGGAGCGGACAGCGTGTGCGAGACGACGGTTCCGGGGGGGCGCATCGACACCGTTCCGATCGTCACCGTCTCGCCCGCCGACGCCGTCTCCGACAGACTTCGGAGCGTCTCCTCCTTGTCGAGTACGTCCCAGGTCACCTCCTCGATCCGCCGCTGGAACGCCTCGGGATCGGACCAGCCGGAGTCGATGTCGGCGGGGACGTGGACGACGAACCGGAACTCCTCCGCGGTAACGTGGATGCCGACGCCGAAGGTGTCCCCCCCGTCCGCGTCGTCCCGGTCACCGGGTTCCGCCCCACCCTGCTCACCTGCGCCGGCGTCGGGTGTCGGCTCCTCGTTCATGTGGAAGGGTTCGCGAGCGGCGGATAAAGCGACACCGGACCTGTCGGAACCGGCAAAAGAGTTATCATGTTCGGATGATAATTCCTCGTGCCCATCGTGCGCCGATGTCTGTGGGTTCGAACGGGTGCTCGATGGGCCACGGGTTCTCGGGAGTGGGGCAGCGACGACCCCGACCGTAGCCGGCGACCGTCGTGAGTGGGCACCACGAACGGTCGCCGTTCGTCGTCAGGAACCGCCGGGTACAAGGCTCAGCGCCGCAACTCCCGACCGTGCAGATCGAGTGTCGTTTCTTCGGACCGTTTCGGGAGGCCACTGGAACGGAGCGGACGCTACGCGAGACGGACGTCGGAACCGTCGGCGCGCTGCTCTCCGACCTCGAGGGCGAGTACCCCGAACTGGCCGGACGACTCGTCGGCGACGGGGAGCCTGCGGGTTCGACAGTCGTGACGAAGGAGAAGCGGGACGTCCGCCACCTCGACGGACTCGACACCGAACTGGAGGACGGCGACGTGATCCGACTCGTCCCCTCGGTGTACGGCGGGTAGCTCAGTCGTCCGCGATCGCCCGCGCGCCGACCGCCGTCTCGTCGATGGAGTCGAGCGCGTCGGCCGGCACGGTTCCGTCGTCGTTCCAGCCGCGCGCCTCGTAGTACTCCCCGATGGAGGCGTCGAGGTCCGGCACCTCGTCCTCGTACGGGAGCCGATCGGCCTCGACGTCCATCCCGCGCCGGTTGTTGAAGTGGCGCTCGCGGGCGACGATCCGGGCGCCGATCTCCAGCAGGTGTTCGTAGTCCGTCTCCAGCAGCGCGGCGAGTCGGTCGTTCGTGACGTAGTCGCCGGCGAACGCGCAGACGATCCCCGAGTCGCGGATGACGTTCCGGTTCTCCTCGTGGACGAGCCGTTCCGCCTTACCCAGGGTCCCCTCCGGGTCGAGTTCGCCCGAGTACTCGAGCCCCAGCATCCCGGCGTACATGTGGTCCCCGCCGCGGTTCGCCACCGCGTACGAGAGCCCCTGCCCGTGGAGCACGCGCCCGTCGTGGGCCGCGAACTCCATCCCCTTCACCGAGTAGTTGTTCACGCCGAGTTCCTCGTGCGCACGCGCGACGCCCTCCGCGAGCAGGTCGCCGACGCCCTCGCGGTAGGCGATCTTCTCTGTGACTTCCTGTGCCAGCTCCGCGTCGCCGAATGCGTCCTCGCTCTTGAGGTACGCCGCGACCGTGACGCCCGCGGAGATGGTGTCCATGCCGAGGTCGTCGCACAACTTGTTCGCCTTCATCACGTCGACGATGTCGCCGACGCCCTGGCAGGAGCCGAACGAGTAGACGGTCTCGAACTCCGGCCCCTCCGTCTCGACGCCCTCCGCCTCGTCGCGGGTGGGGAGCTTGCAGGCGTACGCGCACTGGGAACAGGCGCCCTTCTTGTACTTCTTCTCCTCAACGGCGTCGCCGCCGATGGCGGCGGCCGACTCGAACTCGTACTCGTCGAAGTAGCGCGTCGGCAGCGCGAAGTTGTCGTTGATGAACTCCGTCCCGCCGGTCGTCCCCTGCCGCTTCATCCGGTCGTCGCTGGTGGCCGCCTCCCGGTGGA belongs to Halorarum halophilum and includes:
- a CDS encoding ABC transporter ATP-binding protein; this translates as MRNGEEGDAIVSVRDVHKVYELGEPVPVLNGVSLDLQRGSYTAIMGPSGSGKSTLLNLVGCLDRPTTGTVHVDGVDVTTLDDAKRTTVRRDKVGFVFQQFNLMPKLTAIQNVALPLVFKGVPRAQRRERARELLERMDMSDRGDHHPNELSGGQRQRVAIARSLANDPALLLADEPTGSLDSETGARIMGVFEELHEAGNTIVLVTHERPIAEHAERIVHLLDGELERIEELADASPDEDGGGTEADYRWTS
- a CDS encoding aldehyde ferredoxin oxidoreductase C-terminal domain-containing protein, producing the protein MLHATGPLLTVDVSERTVEETDVSDTLEEFIGGRAAATALAHERIPFDADPFGPENRAYLATGPLQMSRMSFTGRMSMTGLSPLTNGLASTNAGGYLSRNFVDTGYSVVEFTGQSDDLLAVHVTDEGVEFEAVPELEGATVPETSDYVEERRDLGPENCIAIGPAGENLVRFASVMTFDSRAFGRGGLGAVLGSKGIKCVTFEGDSSPEIEISNPPAMDVHREAATSDDRMKRQGTTGGTEFINDNFALPTRYFDEYEFESAAAIGGDAVEEKKYKKGACSQCAYACKLPTRDEAEGVETEGPEFETVYSFGSCQGVGDIVDVMKANKLCDDLGMDTISAGVTVAAYLKSEDAFGDAELAQEVTEKIAYREGVGDLLAEGVARAHEELGVNNYSVKGMEFAAHDGRVLHGQGLSYAVANRGGDHMYAGMLGLEYSGELDPEGTLGKAERLVHEENRNVIRDSGIVCAFAGDYVTNDRLAALLETDYEHLLEIGARIVARERHFNNRRGMDVEADRLPYEDEVPDLDASIGEYYEARGWNDDGTVPADALDSIDETAVGARAIADD
- a CDS encoding TATA-box-binding protein; translation: MTDPADSIEIQNVVASTGIGQELDLEALAEDLPGADFNPDNFPGLVYRTQEPKAAALIFRSGKIVCTGAKSIADVHDALGIIFQKLRDLSIPVEEDPDITVQNIVSSADLGHQLNLNALAIGLGLEDVEYEPEQFPGLVYRMDEPDVVILLFGSGKIVITGGKRTDDAEGAVEEIVERIEALGLLG
- a CDS encoding MoaD/ThiS family protein translates to MQIECRFFGPFREATGTERTLRETDVGTVGALLSDLEGEYPELAGRLVGDGEPAGSTVVTKEKRDVRHLDGLDTELEDGDVIRLVPSVYGG
- a CDS encoding ABC transporter permease — translated: MDFVETFRISWLNIRSHKLRSVLTTLGVVIGVAAVITFVTLGAGLQADIVQTIAGDNADILYVSAESGSDSGLPSVSGGETVFTTHDVERIREIDGVAGVAPQGGIVSSSVTHENSSVSRQWVSVTTPNYFAMKGFRFIEGRPYRTGQEEVVLNERAAQMFQENVSVGDRITFVRAVNNEPLNATVVGIVREQSNEGGATESFIGREPQPAIYAPPDPYYANTRVSPTQDIRQRVYNQIVVEAESPGQVEAVQGRIHQYLGEQSDASILKPADAQFGVTTYDQLVNQIQDISSTFTAYITGIAVISLVVGAIGIANIMLVSVTERTREIGIMKALGAQKRDILQLFLLEAVLLGLIGAVTGAIAGALGGYVGTRLINLPLAFRPEWFVLSIVVGIVVGILAGLYPAWSAASTDPIDALRYE
- a CDS encoding DEAD/DEAH box helicase family protein, with the protein product MTDDAGGDEPPPTGDAVERGAEGVTVDEFYDAVEAEERPVLTASQVARRLGLTQAATGDALDALAESGVLERVDVETDPIVYYPATWGELAERERVVLFPDRRQVVVDRPTQYTQAQLSQFAHLVDSTGTDPGTRGYLYEIRQEDVWAAPFDDLSELLARMRSVFPRRSPHLEAWVEDQWKRARQFTLRTHEDGYVVLAAEREELMGNVARQKLDETHLQADLSDTESWVNTNELGAIKRILYEAGYPVRDERDLDSGDPLDVALTVEPRAYQADWRDRFLEKRAGVFVGPPGSGKTVAAISVLAAVGGESLILVPSRELAGQWKAELLRHTDLTAEQIGEYHGGAKEVRPVTIATYQTAGMDRHRSLFDSREWGLVVYDEVQHIPSDVFRRTTDLQTKHRLGLSATPVREDDREEEIFTLIGPPIGTDWSALFDAGYVQEPEVEIRYVPWRDEEAQNEWASADRREKHRVAARNPAKIGEIRRLREQHADAKALVFADYLAQGEAIAEALGVTFVSGETRHMDRRTLFEEFRQGERRTLVVSRIADEGIDLPNAELAIVASGLGGSRRQGAQRAGRTMRPAGSALVYVLATRGTSEEDFAQRQMNHLAEKGVRVRERTVE